A window of Patescibacteria group bacterium contains these coding sequences:
- a CDS encoding helix-turn-helix domain-containing protein yields the protein MSFVIRKLNENGTVGATLHAMRKAVGWTLSELAAKTKIPKTVLDAIEKDAHDKLPAPLYARQYLKVYAKALGGDPEYFLHRFDAERGTCDFLGATRLPIGRTSARQLFVGSRLLKAAGFAAVALALCGYLGLEVRRIVSAPDIALSSPSDGFTTDEASVRVSGEADPDAKVLVNGVHMLLQDDGTFATDVMLERGLNVITVEGAKRYSKTASLYRRVILDQEGEKTADAVREEPRI from the coding sequence ATGAGTTTCGTCATCCGAAAACTCAATGAGAACGGGACCGTTGGGGCCACCTTGCACGCGATGCGCAAGGCGGTTGGCTGGACGCTGTCCGAACTCGCCGCGAAGACCAAGATCCCGAAGACGGTCCTTGACGCGATCGAGAAAGACGCCCACGACAAGCTCCCTGCCCCGCTCTACGCCCGCCAATACCTCAAGGTGTACGCCAAAGCGCTCGGCGGCGACCCGGAATACTTCCTGCACCGCTTCGATGCCGAACGCGGCACCTGCGATTTCCTCGGCGCCACCCGGCTTCCCATCGGCCGCACCAGCGCGAGGCAGCTCTTCGTGGGAAGCCGTCTCCTCAAGGCGGCAGGGTTCGCGGCGGTGGCGCTCGCCTTATGCGGCTACCTCGGCCTCGAAGTCCGCCGGATCGTGTCGGCCCCGGACATCGCCCTCTCCTCGCCCTCGGACGGATTCACCACCGATGAGGCGAGCGTGCGCGTTTCGGGCGAGGCCGATCCGGACGCCAAGGTGCTGGTGAACGGGGTGCACATGCTCCTGCAAGACGACGGGACGTTCGCGACCGACGTGATGCTCGAGCGCGGGCTGAACGTCATAACCGTAGAGGGGGCCAAGCGGTATTCCAAGACCGCTTCGCTCTACCGCCGCGTGATCCTGGACCAAGAAGGCGAAAAGACGGCAG
- a CDS encoding DNA translocase FtsK yields the protein MPPSMARRRKRRQQEEEEGRFELDPDTRRGIVAVGLFAASALMFLSFFHIAGSLGGWVDGGLSALFGWDRFLVPVILIIIGATLIFPERGTFSGWNYLGLLCFFLSFNTLLNLILVNRPEPFTADLSAAGGWLGQFLGLALPAAIGYWGSLIVSSSLLVIAVLLAFNTSLRRLAGAHEHLLGWFGARLHRETLAPRDVEIEEGLGEQEELEEQEEELDEEDEEGSEKKPAKPVTMPPGEKALLIKERREVIIPLDLLEKRAGKADAGDIERKIEIIQKTFVQFGIDVEMGETSVGPTVTQFTLRPAQGVKLARIVGLTNDLALALAAHPIRIEAPIPGKALVGIEVPNQTVATVSLRELLESRPFQARASNLALPLGKDVSGNVSVVALDKMPHMLVAGATGSGKSVALNTFIISLLYENGPDDLKLILVDPKRVEMGIYEGIPHLLVPPITKGEDTVNALKWTVREMDRRLDVLAKFGARDIASFNARTEEKMPKVVVIIDELADLMQTSGREVEALVVRIAQMARAVGIHLLLATQRPSVDVITGLIKANVPARVAFAVASQMDSRTILDASGAEKLLGRGDMLFTCAELSKPRRLQGAYVSEDECARVVAFLKKQGVPDYNMAITKPAPGGGSAFDGEGDDDPLLDDAVAVVLQSGKASTSLLQRRLKVGYGRAARIMDLMEERGVIGAGEGAKPREILIDEWPPGGEVETELEKADAEEPSEEESDEDGGEEDGDGTTVVEEGEEEQNKKE from the coding sequence ATGCCGCCATCTATGGCCAGAAGACGTAAGCGCCGGCAGCAAGAGGAGGAGGAAGGCCGTTTCGAGCTCGACCCCGACACGAGGCGTGGCATCGTAGCCGTGGGGCTGTTCGCCGCCTCCGCGCTCATGTTCCTGTCGTTTTTCCATATCGCCGGCTCCCTCGGCGGCTGGGTGGACGGAGGGCTCTCCGCCCTGTTCGGCTGGGACCGGTTCCTTGTGCCGGTCATCCTCATCATCATCGGGGCGACCCTGATCTTTCCGGAACGCGGGACCTTCTCCGGATGGAACTACCTGGGGCTCTTGTGTTTTTTCCTTTCCTTCAACACGCTGCTCAACCTCATCCTGGTGAACCGGCCGGAACCGTTCACCGCCGACCTGTCCGCGGCCGGCGGATGGCTGGGACAGTTCCTCGGCCTCGCGCTCCCGGCCGCCATCGGATACTGGGGGAGCCTCATCGTGTCCTCTTCCCTGCTCGTGATCGCCGTCCTGCTCGCGTTCAACACCTCGCTGCGACGGCTCGCGGGGGCGCATGAGCATCTCCTGGGATGGTTTGGCGCTCGGCTCCATCGGGAGACGCTCGCGCCGCGGGACGTGGAGATCGAGGAGGGGCTTGGGGAGCAGGAGGAGCTTGAGGAGCAGGAAGAGGAGCTCGACGAGGAAGACGAGGAGGGGTCCGAGAAGAAGCCGGCAAAACCCGTCACGATGCCGCCGGGCGAGAAGGCCCTCCTCATCAAGGAACGCCGCGAAGTGATCATCCCGCTCGACCTGCTCGAGAAACGCGCGGGCAAGGCGGATGCGGGCGACATCGAACGGAAGATCGAGATCATCCAAAAGACGTTCGTCCAATTCGGCATCGACGTGGAGATGGGCGAGACGAGCGTGGGCCCCACGGTCACCCAGTTCACGCTCCGGCCGGCCCAGGGGGTGAAGCTCGCGCGCATCGTCGGGCTCACGAACGACCTGGCGCTCGCGCTCGCCGCCCACCCGATCCGCATCGAAGCGCCCATCCCGGGCAAGGCGCTGGTGGGCATCGAGGTGCCCAACCAGACCGTGGCCACGGTCTCGCTGCGGGAACTCCTGGAAAGCCGCCCGTTCCAGGCCCGCGCCTCCAACCTCGCGCTCCCGCTCGGGAAGGACGTGTCCGGCAACGTCTCGGTGGTCGCGCTCGACAAGATGCCGCACATGCTGGTGGCCGGCGCCACGGGCTCGGGCAAGTCGGTCGCGCTCAACACCTTCATCATCTCGCTCTTGTACGAGAACGGGCCGGACGACCTCAAGCTCATCCTCGTGGACCCCAAGCGCGTCGAGATGGGGATCTACGAAGGGATCCCGCACCTGCTGGTCCCGCCCATCACCAAGGGCGAGGACACCGTGAACGCGCTCAAGTGGACCGTGCGCGAGATGGACCGCCGCCTCGACGTGCTCGCGAAGTTCGGCGCGCGCGACATCGCTTCCTTCAACGCCAGGACGGAGGAGAAGATGCCCAAGGTCGTGGTGATCATCGACGAGCTGGCCGACCTCATGCAGACCAGCGGCCGCGAGGTGGAAGCGCTCGTGGTGCGCATCGCCCAGATGGCGCGCGCCGTGGGCATCCACCTCCTGCTCGCCACCCAGCGGCCGAGCGTGGACGTGATCACCGGGCTCATCAAGGCCAACGTCCCGGCGCGCGTGGCCTTCGCCGTGGCCTCCCAGATGGACTCGCGCACCATCCTCGACGCCTCCGGGGCCGAGAAGCTGCTCGGGCGCGGCGACATGCTGTTCACCTGCGCCGAACTGTCCAAGCCCAGGCGCCTGCAGGGGGCGTACGTGTCCGAAGACGAGTGCGCCAGGGTGGTGGCGTTCCTCAAGAAACAGGGGGTCCCGGATTACAACATGGCGATCACGAAGCCCGCCCCGGGCGGAGGAAGCGCCTTCGACGGCGAGGGCGACGACGACCCGCTGCTCGACGACGCGGTCGCGGTGGTCCTGCAATCCGGAAAGGCGTCCACCTCCCTGCTGCAACGCCGGCTCAAGGTGGGCTACGGCCGGGCGGCCCGCATCATGGACCTCATGGAAGAACGCGGGGTGATCGGCGCGGGCGAAGGGGCCAAGCCGCGGGAAATCCTGATCGACGAATGGCCCCCGGGCGGGGAGGTCGAGACGGAGCTTGAGAAGGCGGACGCGGAGGAACCTTCCGAAGAGGAAAGCGATGAAGACGGAGGGGAGGAAGACGGGGACGGCACAACGGTTGTAGAAGAGGGGGAAGAGGAGCAGAATAAGAAGGAGTAG